The following are from one region of the Capsicum annuum cultivar UCD-10X-F1 chromosome 1, UCD10Xv1.1, whole genome shotgun sequence genome:
- the LOC107874073 gene encoding formate--tetrahydrofolate ligase (The sequence of the model RefSeq protein was modified relative to this genomic sequence to represent the inferred CDS: added 156 bases not found in genome assembly): MGKTTRKLEVVSPVPADIDIANSVEPLHISDIAQDLNLSSQHYDLYGKYKAKVLLSVLDEVGGSQDGYYVVVGGITPTPLGEGKSTTTVGLCQALGAFLDKKVVTCVRQPSQGPTFGIKGGAAGGGYSQVIPMDEFNLHLTGDIHAITAANNLLAAAIDTRIFHESTQSDKALFNRLCPPTKEGKRKFCDIMFRRLKKLGIDKTAPEDLTPEEVSKFARLDIDPASITWRRVMDVNDRFLRKITIGQGPEEKGMMRETAFDISVASEIMAVLALTTSLADMRERLGKMVVGNSKAGDPVTADDLGVGGALTVLMKDAINPTLMQTLEGTPVLVHAGPFANIAHGNSSIVADKIALKLVGPGGFVVTEAGFGSDIGTEKFMNIKCRYSGLKPQCAVIVATVRALKMHGGGPQVTAGKPLDSAYVTENLTLVEAGCVNLVRHISNTKSYGVNVVVAVNAFATDTEAELNAVKNAALAAGAFDAVICTHHAHGGKGAVDLGIAVQKACENAQQPLKFLYPLDIGIKDKIEAIAKSYGADGVEYSEEAENQIEMYTKQGFLNLPICMAKTQYSFSHDAAKKGAPSGFILPIRDVRASIGAGFIYPLVGTMSTMPGLPTRPCFYEIDIDTSTGKVIGLS; the protein is encoded by the exons GTGCTGTTATCCGTGCTTGATGAGGTTGGAGGAAGTCAGGATGGGTATTATGTGGTGGTTGGAGGGATAACTCCAACCCCTCTTGGAGAAGGGAAGTCCACCACCACGGTCGGTCTTTGCCAGGCTTTGGGAGCTTTCCTTGATAAAAAG GTAGTGACGTGTGTCCGCCAACCATCACAAGGACCAACATTTGGAATCAAGGGTGGTGCTGCAGGAGGTGGTTACAGTCAAGTGATACCAATGGATGAGTTCAATCTTCACCTAACTGGAGATATTCATGCAATTACAGCAGCAAATAACCTTTTGGCTGCTGCTATCGATACACGAATTTTCCATGAATCTACACAGTCTGACAAGGCTCTCTTTAATAGGTTATGCCCGCCAACTAAGGAAGGTAAACGGAAGTTCTGTGACATAATGTTTAGGCGTTTGAAGAAACTTGGTATTGACAAGACAGCCCCCGAAGACCTTACTCCTGAAGAGGTGAGTAAATTTGCTAGGTTAGATATAGATCCTGCTTCCATTACATGGAGAAGAGTCATGGATGTCAATGATaggtttttgagaaaaattaccATAGGTCAGGGACCTGAAGAGAAGGGGATGATGCGCGAGACAGCATTTGATATTTCGGTTGCTAGTGAAATAATGGCAGTTCTAGCCCTCACGACATCACTAGCCGATATGCGAGAGAGGCTGGGAAAAATGGTGGTCGGGAATAGCAAGGCCGGTGATCCAGTTACAGCTGATGATCTTGGGGTTGGAGGCGCTTTGACTGTCTTGATGAAAGATGCCATTAATCCTACTCTTATGCAGACTCTCGAGGGAACTCCTGTTCTGGTTCATGCGGGTCCTTTTGCTAATATTGCTCATGGAAATTCATCTATTGTTGCTGACAAGATTGCATTGAAGCTCGTAGGACCTGGTGGCTTTGTGGTCACAGAGGCTGGCTTTGGTTCTGATATTGGGACGGAAAAGTTTATGAACATCAAATGTCGTTATAGTGGCTTGAAACCTCAGTGCGCTGTTATTGTAGCCACAGTAAGAGCCCTTAAAATGCATGGTGGAGGACCTCAAGTCACAGCTGGAAAGCCTCTTGACAGTGCCTACGTAACTGAGAATCTTACTCTTGTGGAAGCTGGTTGTGTGAATCTGGTGAGACATATTTCAAATACAAAATCTTATGGTGTAAATGTCGTGGTTGCCGTTAATGCATTCGCCACTGATACTGAAGCGGAACTAAATGCAGTTAAAAATGCTGCATTAGCTGCAGGGGCATTTGATGCAGTAATTTGTACTCATCATGCCCATGGTGGCAAAGGAGCG GTGGACCTCGGAATCGCAGTTCAGAAGGCCTGTGAGAATGCACAACAGCCACTAAAATTCCTGTACCCGCTGGATATAGGTATCAAAGATAAAATAGAGGCAATAGCAAAATCATATGGTGCTGATGGAGTAGAGTACTCCGAAGAG GCTGAGAACCAGATTGAGATGTATACCAAGCAAGGATTTTTGAATCTGCCAATTTGCATGGCTAAAACACAATATTCATTTTCTCATGATGCCGCGAAGAAGGGCGCTCCTAGTGGATTCATCCTTCCCATCAGGGACGTTAGAGCAAGCATTGGCGCGGGATTCATTTATCCTCTAGTTGGAACAATGAGCACAATGCCTGGTTTGCCTACGAGGCCTTGTTTCTACGAGATTGACATTGACACGTCTACTGGAAAGGTAATCGGTCTTTCTTGA